A genomic window from Micromonospora violae includes:
- a CDS encoding roadblock/LC7 domain-containing protein — MTTLSQEARDLSWLVSAFAERVPGVAHAVVVSSDGLLVAISDHLPRDNADKLAAVTSGLMSITAGAAQMFDGDVVKQTVVEMGRGYFLVMQIRDGSILATLAAGDADIGVVGYEMARLAKQAGEMLTPALRAELQQALPR, encoded by the coding sequence GTGACGACGTTGAGCCAGGAGGCGCGTGACCTGAGCTGGCTGGTGAGCGCGTTCGCGGAGCGGGTGCCGGGTGTGGCGCACGCGGTGGTGGTCTCCTCTGACGGGCTGTTGGTGGCGATCTCCGATCACCTGCCGAGGGACAACGCGGACAAGCTCGCCGCGGTGACCTCCGGGCTGATGAGCATCACCGCGGGCGCGGCCCAGATGTTCGACGGCGATGTCGTCAAGCAGACGGTGGTGGAGATGGGCCGTGGCTACTTCCTGGTGATGCAGATCCGCGACGGTTCGATCCTGGCCACGTTGGCCGCCGGTGACGCGGACATCGGCGTGGTGGGCTACGAGATGGCCCGGCTGGCCAAGCAGGCGGGGGAAATGCTCACCCCGGCCCTGCGGGCGGAGTTGCAGCAGGCGCTGCCCCGCTGA
- a CDS encoding sensor histidine kinase, which translates to MAAGPDPANGAVSNHRRRRFDVRVVPHRRRSAFRLRDWRMSTKLATVLVVPSMAFLLLAGVQTSALVGRTTALNDFSSQVGIGRQITAAVHHLQQERDRSAGELGELRKGGDRQTAANDLKPLQEASDKAIVELSRAAEPLADADASWRVAFSEALEAYDQVVDIRAAIPPAVVSSETILGNYHRAIGALLDLLAEPTPGQNQPALNDAVLRYVQLARVKELSSRVRAQLYAAARAGAYGTEDRVVLADLRGQQLTALGAFRVAATSEQIQRYDETSVSPMFLVATGLEERSLSSGGGSPQVLPSEQWWSASQQRQELLRQLEAGVLDDAVRQAEQASDDQLRTTLLVVGGVVTVLLAALLISLFIGRSVARSMRLLRSQALRIAQVELPDTLDQLKSVTGGVPRIEVAPAVVRSLDELGELAEAFVAVHRSAVTVAVEQAMMRRNVNAMFVNLARRSQVLVERQLELLDDLEREESDPDQLENLFKLDHLAARMRRNDESLLVLAGTDSTRRWNRPVGLGAVLLAAAAEIEQYQRVRIDSVADVYVVGHAVGELVHLLAELLENATAFSRPDTVVVVTARVEEGASLIEIVDRGLGMSPAALVQANEVLASPPAADVAAVERMGLFVVSHLAARLGVRVRLEGGEDGLVARLALPALLLAPAGTVELDAPPSARMLAASAARGVAAPPGAVRPAAAPVPAAAVRDMPVAGRPPGVGVPRQGRPVPLRAEDVLTPAAARGGGGGWYSRQGPSAPAVPAPAAPPSIPVTAGTNERGLPVRVPMAQLSAVTRSAQPMSAPTRTDPDPEAVGGMLSRLYSGVRRAEAEDTTEIPVPPSGGHDEGGRRQ; encoded by the coding sequence GTGGCGGCAGGTCCCGACCCGGCGAACGGCGCGGTGTCGAACCATCGCCGACGCCGCTTCGACGTTCGCGTCGTTCCGCATCGACGGCGGTCGGCGTTCCGCTTGCGCGACTGGCGGATGAGCACGAAGCTCGCCACCGTTCTGGTCGTGCCGTCGATGGCGTTCCTGCTGCTCGCCGGTGTGCAGACCAGCGCGCTGGTGGGGCGGACGACGGCGTTGAACGACTTCTCCAGCCAGGTCGGCATCGGCCGGCAGATCACCGCGGCGGTGCACCACCTCCAGCAGGAGCGTGACCGTTCGGCGGGGGAGCTGGGTGAGCTGCGTAAGGGTGGTGACCGGCAGACCGCCGCGAACGACCTGAAGCCGTTGCAGGAGGCCAGCGACAAGGCCATCGTGGAGCTCAGCCGGGCGGCCGAGCCACTGGCCGACGCGGACGCGTCCTGGCGGGTCGCCTTCTCCGAGGCCCTTGAAGCGTACGACCAGGTGGTGGACATCCGCGCGGCGATTCCGCCGGCGGTGGTCAGCAGCGAGACCATCCTGGGCAACTACCACCGGGCGATCGGGGCGTTGCTCGACCTGCTCGCCGAACCGACCCCGGGGCAGAACCAGCCGGCGCTGAACGACGCCGTGCTGCGCTACGTCCAGCTGGCCCGGGTCAAGGAACTCTCGTCCCGGGTGCGGGCGCAGCTCTACGCCGCCGCCCGCGCCGGTGCGTACGGCACCGAGGACCGGGTGGTCCTCGCCGACCTGCGCGGGCAGCAACTCACCGCGCTGGGCGCGTTCCGGGTGGCCGCGACCAGCGAGCAGATCCAGCGCTACGACGAGACGTCGGTGTCGCCGATGTTCCTGGTCGCCACCGGTCTGGAGGAGCGCAGCCTGTCCTCGGGTGGCGGGTCGCCGCAGGTGCTGCCGTCGGAGCAGTGGTGGTCGGCCAGTCAGCAGCGCCAGGAGTTGCTGCGCCAGCTTGAGGCGGGCGTGCTCGACGACGCCGTACGGCAGGCCGAGCAGGCCAGCGACGATCAGCTGCGGACGACCCTGCTGGTCGTCGGCGGGGTGGTCACGGTCCTGCTGGCCGCCCTGCTGATCTCGTTGTTCATCGGTCGGTCGGTGGCCCGTTCGATGCGGCTGCTGCGGAGCCAGGCGTTGCGGATCGCCCAGGTCGAGTTGCCGGACACGCTGGACCAGTTGAAGAGCGTCACCGGCGGGGTGCCCCGCATCGAGGTCGCGCCGGCGGTGGTCCGCTCGCTCGACGAGCTCGGTGAGTTGGCCGAGGCGTTCGTGGCGGTGCACCGCAGCGCGGTCACGGTCGCCGTGGAGCAGGCGATGATGCGGCGCAACGTCAACGCGATGTTCGTCAACCTGGCCCGACGTAGCCAGGTGCTGGTGGAGCGTCAGCTGGAGCTGCTGGACGACCTGGAGCGCGAGGAGAGCGACCCGGACCAGCTGGAGAATCTGTTCAAGCTCGATCACCTGGCCGCCCGTATGCGCCGTAACGACGAGAGCCTGCTGGTGCTCGCCGGCACCGACTCCACCCGCCGGTGGAACCGGCCGGTCGGCCTCGGTGCGGTGCTGCTGGCCGCCGCCGCCGAGATCGAGCAGTACCAGCGGGTCCGGATCGACTCGGTGGCCGACGTGTACGTGGTCGGGCACGCCGTCGGCGAGTTGGTGCACCTGCTGGCCGAGTTGCTGGAGAACGCCACGGCCTTCTCCCGTCCGGACACCGTCGTGGTGGTGACCGCCCGGGTCGAGGAGGGCGCTTCGCTGATCGAGATCGTCGACCGTGGTCTGGGCATGAGCCCGGCCGCGTTGGTCCAGGCGAACGAGGTGCTGGCCAGCCCTCCGGCCGCGGACGTCGCGGCGGTGGAGCGGATGGGGCTCTTCGTGGTCAGCCACCTGGCGGCCCGGTTGGGCGTACGCGTGCGGTTGGAGGGCGGCGAGGACGGCCTGGTCGCCCGGCTCGCCCTGCCCGCGCTGTTGCTGGCCCCGGCGGGCACCGTGGAGTTGGATGCGCCTCCGTCGGCACGGATGCTGGCGGCGAGCGCGGCGCGGGGGGTGGCTGCGCCGCCCGGGGCGGTCCGTCCGGCGGCTGCCCCGGTGCCGGCCGCCGCGGTGCGGGACATGCCGGTGGCCGGCCGTCCGCCGGGCGTCGGCGTGCCGCGCCAGGGCCGCCCGGTGCCGCTGCGCGCCGAGGACGTGTTGACCCCGGCCGCTGCTCGGGGTGGCGGCGGGGGCTGGTATTCGCGGCAGGGCCCGAGCGCGCCGGCGGTGCCCGCGCCGGCGGCACCGCCGAGCATCCCGGTGACCGCCGGCACCAATGAGCGCGGCTTGCCGGTGCGGGTGCCGATGGCGCAGTTGAGCGCTGTCACCCGTTCGGCACAACCAATGTCGGCACCGACCCGCACCGACCCGGACCCGGAGGCGGTCGGCGGCATGCTCTCGCGGCTCTACAGCGGAGTACGGCGCGCCGAGGCTGAGGACACCACCGAGATACCCGTGCCACCGTCCGGGGGGCACGACGAAGGGGGACGACGACAGTGA
- a CDS encoding FGGY family carbohydrate kinase → MNILALDLGTSSVRGLVLDAQTQPMPGALARRKVDLAIGDDGTATLSGRDYLASLVECLDELAESGHLHDVDLVAVSAQWHSVLPLDRDGAPMGPVVTWLDTRPAPVGGTAGPTDPDGFHQRTGCWWHRSYWSMRLPWLREQSGTPIARFVGLPEYVLGELLDTAPMSISQASGTGLLDLRTLRWDEEALTLAEARPEDLPPLGELDWHGRLRADLARRWPQLAQARWSPPVGDGGASNVGSGCVDPSRAAVTVGTSAAVRLMQRIPAGEAMPRLPERLWRYRVDHDHVVTGAAYANGGNLFAWANRELRLPQGAELEAALALVPPGGGRPADPRFGGDRAPGLAPAGSGELRGLSFGTTSVDILAGLMQGLCELVAEDLGVLESTIDKPVGVVLGGGAVAASVWWRQAFATALAPRPVSHQRNPEIGATGAALVALGRFGDAIGLADIGRTDELVLPTTAGRSHPQYPS, encoded by the coding sequence ATGAACATTCTCGCGCTCGACCTGGGGACCTCCTCGGTACGCGGGCTGGTGCTGGACGCGCAGACCCAGCCGATGCCCGGTGCCCTGGCCCGCCGCAAGGTCGACCTCGCCATCGGCGACGACGGCACCGCCACGCTGTCCGGGCGGGACTACCTGGCGAGCCTGGTCGAGTGCCTGGACGAGCTGGCCGAGTCGGGGCACCTGCACGACGTGGACCTGGTGGCGGTCTCCGCCCAGTGGCACTCGGTGCTCCCGCTGGACCGCGACGGCGCCCCGATGGGCCCGGTGGTCACCTGGCTGGACACCCGGCCCGCCCCGGTCGGCGGCACCGCCGGGCCGACGGACCCGGACGGTTTCCACCAGCGCACCGGCTGCTGGTGGCACCGGTCGTACTGGTCGATGCGGTTGCCGTGGTTGCGGGAGCAGTCCGGCACCCCGATCGCCCGGTTCGTCGGTCTGCCCGAGTACGTGTTGGGTGAGCTGCTCGACACGGCACCCATGTCGATCTCCCAGGCCTCCGGGACCGGTCTGCTGGACCTGCGCACCCTGCGGTGGGACGAGGAGGCGCTGACACTTGCCGAGGCGCGCCCGGAGGACCTGCCGCCGCTGGGGGAGCTGGACTGGCACGGCCGGCTGCGGGCCGACCTGGCGCGCCGGTGGCCGCAGTTGGCGCAGGCCCGGTGGTCACCGCCGGTGGGCGACGGCGGAGCGTCGAACGTCGGCTCGGGCTGCGTCGACCCGAGCCGGGCCGCCGTCACCGTGGGCACCTCCGCCGCCGTCCGGCTGATGCAGCGGATCCCGGCCGGCGAGGCGATGCCCCGCCTCCCCGAACGGCTGTGGCGTTACCGGGTCGACCACGACCACGTGGTGACCGGGGCCGCGTACGCCAACGGGGGCAATCTTTTCGCCTGGGCGAACCGGGAGCTGCGGTTGCCCCAGGGCGCCGAGCTGGAGGCGGCGTTGGCGTTGGTGCCGCCGGGTGGTGGCCGACCGGCCGACCCCCGCTTCGGTGGCGACCGGGCGCCCGGGCTGGCCCCGGCGGGCAGTGGTGAGCTGCGCGGCCTGAGCTTCGGCACCACCTCGGTCGACATCCTGGCCGGGCTGATGCAGGGGCTGTGTGAGCTGGTCGCGGAGGATCTCGGGGTGTTGGAGTCCACCATCGACAAACCGGTCGGCGTGGTGTTGGGCGGCGGTGCGGTGGCCGCCTCGGTGTGGTGGCGGCAGGCCTTCGCCACCGCCCTCGCGCCGCGACCGGTGTCGCATCAACGCAATCCGGAGATCGGCGCCACCGGTGCGGCGTTGGTGGCGTTGGGACGCTTCGGTGACGCGATCGGGCTCGCCGACATCGGCCGGACGGACGAGCTGGTTTTGCCGACCACGGCAGGACGTTCCCACCCGCAGTATCCTTCCTGA
- a CDS encoding anthranilate synthase family protein, whose translation MTHLTDLFAAIACGVDPGPFALLRRDGADELDLLTGPLDTAEELSDLPLPPGPPRARTLALVPYRQIAERGFACVDDDAPLEFLQIRRHQRITLTDALAALPDEPVHTTDAGFDVSDEEYAQTVQRVLSEEIGHGEGANFVIHRALHATVQGPPLSAALAALRRLLIAERGAYWTFVVHTGTRTLVGASPERHVSVDDGLVLMNPISGTFRCPGGVADRAALLRFLADPKEIEELYMVLDEELKMMATVAEHGGQVIGPYLKEMSHLAHTEYLLAGRGTRDVREVLRETMFAPTVTGSPIENACRVIARHERRGRRYYAGVLALLGHDEAGRQTLDAPILIRTAEISPTGRLRVPVGATLVRHSTAAGEVAETHAKAAGVLAALGLGPAASVGDRTPVARLADDPAVHDALAARNAPLARFWLDQRSPDAPGLPGLVGRRALIVDAEDTFTSMLAHQLGALGLAVTTRAWHVGGPVDDYDLVVAGPGPGDPGSADEPKMVALRELLAGLLATGRPTLAVCLGHQVLAGLLGLALHRRDAPYQGLQRDVPVFGRTRRVGFYSTFTARAEADRLSTAYGPVELARDPGDGAVHALRGRGFAGVQFHPESVLSPDGLAVLSELVTDLLPASRTDELSAARGGA comes from the coding sequence ATGACCCACCTGACCGACCTGTTCGCCGCCATCGCTTGCGGCGTCGACCCCGGCCCCTTCGCGCTGCTGCGCCGCGACGGCGCCGACGAACTGGACCTCCTCACCGGCCCGCTCGACACCGCCGAAGAACTCAGCGACCTTCCGCTGCCGCCCGGCCCGCCCAGGGCACGCACGTTGGCCCTGGTGCCGTACCGGCAGATCGCCGAGCGCGGCTTCGCCTGCGTCGACGACGACGCCCCGCTGGAGTTCCTCCAGATCCGCCGGCACCAGCGGATCACCCTGACCGACGCCCTCGCCGCGCTGCCCGACGAACCGGTGCACACCACCGACGCCGGCTTCGACGTCAGCGACGAGGAGTACGCGCAGACCGTGCAGCGGGTGCTGTCCGAGGAGATCGGCCACGGCGAGGGCGCGAACTTCGTCATCCACCGCGCCCTGCACGCCACCGTGCAGGGCCCGCCGCTGAGCGCCGCGCTGGCCGCGCTGCGCCGGCTGCTGATCGCCGAGCGCGGCGCGTACTGGACGTTCGTGGTGCACACCGGCACCCGGACGCTGGTCGGCGCCAGCCCCGAGCGGCACGTCAGCGTCGACGACGGACTGGTGCTGATGAACCCGATCAGCGGCACCTTCCGCTGCCCCGGCGGCGTCGCGGACCGGGCGGCCCTGCTGCGCTTCCTCGCCGACCCGAAGGAGATCGAAGAGCTGTACATGGTGCTCGACGAGGAGCTGAAGATGATGGCCACCGTCGCCGAGCACGGTGGGCAGGTCATCGGGCCGTACCTGAAGGAGATGTCCCACCTGGCGCACACCGAGTACCTGCTCGCCGGGCGGGGCACCCGGGACGTACGGGAGGTGCTGCGCGAGACGATGTTCGCCCCCACCGTGACAGGCAGCCCGATCGAGAACGCCTGCCGGGTGATCGCCCGGCACGAGCGGCGGGGCCGGCGCTACTACGCGGGCGTACTGGCACTGCTCGGCCACGACGAGGCCGGCCGGCAGACGCTCGACGCCCCGATCCTGATCCGCACCGCCGAGATCTCCCCCACCGGCCGACTGCGGGTGCCGGTCGGCGCGACCCTGGTCCGACACTCGACGGCGGCCGGCGAGGTGGCCGAGACGCACGCCAAGGCCGCCGGTGTGCTCGCCGCGCTCGGCCTCGGGCCGGCGGCGTCCGTCGGCGACCGCACGCCGGTCGCGCGGCTGGCCGACGACCCGGCGGTACACGACGCGCTGGCAGCCCGCAACGCACCGCTGGCCCGGTTCTGGCTGGACCAGCGGTCACCGGACGCGCCCGGACTACCCGGGCTGGTCGGCCGCCGGGCGCTGATCGTGGACGCCGAGGACACCTTCACCAGCATGCTGGCCCACCAACTCGGCGCGCTGGGCCTGGCGGTGACCACCCGAGCGTGGCACGTGGGCGGCCCGGTCGACGACTACGACCTGGTGGTCGCCGGGCCCGGACCGGGCGACCCGGGCAGCGCGGACGAGCCGAAGATGGTGGCGCTGCGCGAGTTGCTGGCCGGGCTGCTGGCCACCGGCCGTCCCACCCTGGCGGTCTGCCTCGGCCATCAGGTGCTGGCCGGGCTGCTGGGGCTGGCACTGCACCGCCGCGACGCCCCCTACCAGGGGTTGCAGCGGGACGTGCCGGTGTTCGGCCGGACCCGACGGGTGGGGTTCTACTCGACGTTCACCGCCCGCGCCGAGGCCGACCGGCTGAGCACCGCGTACGGGCCGGTGGAGCTGGCGCGCGACCCGGGCGACGGCGCCGTGCACGCCCTGCGGGGGCGCGGCTTCGCCGGGGTGCAGTTCCACCCGGAGTCGGTGCTCAGCCCGGACGGGCTCGCCGTGCTGAGCGAGCTGGTGACCGACCTGCTGCCCGCGTCGCGCACCGACGAACTCTCCGCGGCGCGCGGTGGCGCATAG
- the wrbA gene encoding NAD(P)H:quinone oxidoreductase, with amino-acid sequence MAAQTKVAVIYYSATGITYQMAQAVCEAAGDAGADVRLRKVRELAPDEAIRSNSGWHAHRLETQDVPEAMVDDLAWADVVILGAPTRYGLIAAQLKQFIDTTGPLWAQGALANKVYSAFTSTATSHGGQETTLTSLFNVFYHWGGVVVTPGYTDSSQFIAGNPYGPSHTSNNGEIAPDAVALGACALTARRAVLLGTALKAGMSG; translated from the coding sequence ATGGCTGCCCAGACGAAGGTAGCGGTGATCTACTACAGCGCCACCGGCATCACCTACCAGATGGCGCAGGCCGTGTGTGAGGCCGCCGGGGACGCCGGTGCGGACGTGCGCCTGCGCAAGGTGCGCGAGTTGGCGCCGGACGAGGCGATCCGCTCCAACTCCGGCTGGCACGCGCACCGCCTGGAGACCCAGGATGTGCCCGAAGCGATGGTCGACGACCTGGCCTGGGCCGACGTGGTGATCCTCGGCGCGCCCACCCGGTACGGCCTGATCGCGGCGCAGCTCAAGCAGTTCATCGACACCACCGGCCCGCTCTGGGCCCAGGGCGCGTTGGCCAACAAGGTCTACTCCGCCTTCACCTCGACGGCGACCTCGCACGGCGGGCAGGAGACCACGTTGACCTCGCTCTTCAACGTGTTCTACCACTGGGGCGGGGTCGTGGTCACCCCCGGTTACACCGACAGCAGCCAGTTCATCGCCGGCAACCCGTACGGCCCCTCGCACACCAGCAACAACGGCGAGATCGCCCCGGACGCGGTGGCGCTGGGGGCCTGCGCGCTCACCGCCCGTCGGGCGGTGCTGCTGGGGACCGCGCTGAAGGCGGGCATGTCCGGCTGA
- a CDS encoding DUF3037 domain-containing protein, with amino-acid sequence MRQPFEYALIRLVPRIERGEQINVGVLLYCQQRDFLAARTHLDADRVRALAPDVDLPAVAAVLDSWDRTCSGDGPATRMRLGERFHWLAAPRSTMIQTGPVHTGLTVDPAAELDRLMAALVR; translated from the coding sequence ATGAGGCAACCCTTCGAGTACGCGCTGATCCGGCTGGTGCCCCGCATCGAGCGCGGTGAACAGATCAACGTCGGGGTGTTGCTCTACTGCCAGCAGCGCGACTTCCTGGCCGCCCGGACCCACCTGGACGCCGACCGGGTTCGCGCGCTGGCACCCGACGTCGACCTGCCGGCGGTGGCCGCGGTGCTCGACTCGTGGGACCGGACCTGCTCCGGGGACGGGCCGGCGACCCGGATGCGGCTCGGTGAGCGGTTCCACTGGCTGGCCGCGCCGCGCAGCACGATGATCCAGACGGGGCCGGTGCACACCGGCCTCACCGTCGACCCGGCGGCCGAACTGGACCGGCTGATGGCGGCCCTGGTCCGCTGA
- a CDS encoding HipA family kinase encodes MLRQVTAIRYVTPLREGGSLPGVVEADDLGTYVAKFRGAGQGPKALIAEVICGELARRLGLRVPPLVVLAIDPVIGRAEPDQEVQELLRSSGGANLGMDFLPGALGFDPVAHPVDPALASRVLWFDAYVENVDRSWRNPNLLVWHRELWLIDHGASLYFHHNWPRAEAAVHRAYRAEDHVLAPYASRLAEADAELAPQVTPELLTEVLALVPGEWLTAADFATADAAREAYLDHLSRRVARTADWLPSGSGA; translated from the coding sequence GTGCTCCGCCAGGTCACCGCGATCCGCTACGTCACCCCGCTGCGCGAGGGTGGGTCGCTGCCGGGCGTGGTGGAGGCCGACGACCTGGGCACCTACGTGGCGAAGTTCCGAGGCGCCGGGCAGGGCCCCAAGGCGCTGATCGCCGAGGTGATCTGCGGTGAGCTGGCCCGCCGGCTGGGGTTGCGGGTGCCGCCGCTGGTGGTCCTCGCCATCGACCCGGTCATCGGGCGGGCCGAGCCCGACCAGGAGGTGCAGGAGCTGCTGCGCAGCAGCGGTGGGGCCAACCTCGGGATGGACTTCCTGCCCGGGGCGTTGGGCTTCGACCCGGTGGCGCACCCGGTCGACCCGGCGCTGGCCTCCCGGGTGCTCTGGTTCGACGCGTACGTGGAGAACGTCGACCGGAGTTGGCGCAATCCGAACCTGCTCGTCTGGCACCGGGAGCTGTGGCTGATCGACCACGGGGCCTCGCTGTACTTCCACCACAACTGGCCGCGCGCCGAGGCCGCCGTGCACCGGGCCTACCGCGCGGAGGATCACGTGCTGGCGCCGTACGCGTCGCGGCTGGCCGAGGCGGACGCCGAACTGGCCCCCCAGGTCACCCCGGAGCTGCTCACCGAGGTGTTGGCCCTGGTGCCGGGGGAGTGGTTGACCGCCGCCGACTTCGCGACGGCGGACGCGGCGCGCGAGGCGTACCTGGACCACCTGTCCCGCCGGGTCGCCCGTACGGCCGACTGGCTGCCATCGGGGAGCGGGGCATGA
- a CDS encoding winged helix DNA-binding domain-containing protein, which yields MTVDLSAADALALRMMSLLLRPHPSTRPGTVAEVVEWFGAMQAQDLASGLWSLGARLPGRGVADVQAALERREALRTWPMRGTVHLVPPADARWMLELTGVRSLAGVATRRAQLGLTEADADRAVDVLGAALAGGGRLTRAQCLATLRAAGLGTDGQRGYHLLWFASVRGVTCVAPNIGTEQTFALLDEWAPASHRPERDEALALLAHRYVRGHGPVTDREFAGWSGLTLTDARRGLAAADDALSTVRVDGTPMYVDAALADAPRTAPDDVLALPGFDEYLLGFRDRTLMLDPAHQAAVVPGNNGIFQATVVRAGRVVGVWKRKIGRTAVTVTIQPLTTLDVAARARVEQALGRYADFLGLPARFDWLS from the coding sequence ATGACTGTCGACCTCAGCGCGGCCGACGCGCTGGCGCTGCGGATGATGAGTCTGCTGCTGCGCCCCCATCCGAGCACCCGACCCGGCACCGTCGCCGAGGTGGTCGAATGGTTCGGCGCGATGCAGGCACAGGACCTGGCCAGCGGGTTGTGGTCGCTGGGCGCTCGGCTACCCGGCCGCGGCGTCGCCGACGTGCAGGCGGCGTTGGAGCGACGGGAGGCGCTGCGCACCTGGCCGATGCGGGGCACCGTGCACCTCGTCCCGCCCGCCGACGCCCGTTGGATGCTGGAGCTGACCGGCGTGCGATCGCTGGCCGGCGTGGCGACCCGTCGGGCGCAGCTCGGCCTCACCGAGGCCGACGCGGACCGGGCGGTCGACGTCCTCGGCGCGGCCCTGGCCGGCGGCGGTCGGCTCACCCGCGCGCAGTGCCTGGCCACCCTGCGGGCAGCCGGCCTGGGCACCGACGGGCAACGGGGTTACCACCTGCTGTGGTTTGCGAGCGTGCGCGGCGTGACCTGCGTGGCACCGAACATCGGCACCGAGCAGACCTTCGCCCTGCTCGACGAATGGGCACCCGCATCCCACCGGCCGGAACGGGACGAGGCGTTGGCCCTGCTCGCCCACCGCTACGTTCGCGGGCACGGCCCGGTCACCGACCGCGAGTTCGCCGGGTGGAGCGGCCTCACTCTCACCGACGCCCGGCGTGGCCTGGCCGCCGCCGACGACGCGCTGAGCACCGTACGCGTCGACGGCACCCCGATGTACGTCGACGCGGCCCTGGCCGACGCGCCGCGCACCGCACCGGACGACGTGCTGGCGTTGCCCGGCTTCGACGAGTACCTGCTCGGCTTCCGGGACCGCACGTTGATGCTCGACCCCGCTCACCAGGCGGCCGTGGTGCCGGGCAACAACGGCATCTTCCAGGCCACCGTGGTCCGCGCGGGCCGGGTGGTAGGCGTGTGGAAACGCAAAATCGGCCGCACCGCGGTCACCGTGACGATCCAGCCGCTCACGACGCTCGACGTCGCCGCGCGGGCCCGGGTGGAGCAGGCGCTCGGACGCTACGCCGACTTCCTCGGGCTGCCGGCCCGCTTCGACTGGCTGAGCTGA